A region from the Mesorhizobium sp. J8 genome encodes:
- a CDS encoding heme ABC transporter permease: MSDTTSRFSGWNDLANPTRFVGLADKLIPWLAAVAAVLLAVGLYMSFTAPEDFQQGITVRIMYIHVPFAWLAMMCYTIMAISALGTLVWRHPLADVALKAAAPIGATFTALALITGSIWGKPMWGTWWVWDARLTSVFVLFLMYLGIIALTRALDDAGRAAWAAAIITLVGFINIPIIKFSVDWWNTLHQPASVFRLGGPTIDPSMLWPLAVMALGFTVLFFALHLMAMRTEIFRRRVTAMRRVAARQAERA; encoded by the coding sequence ATGAGCGACACCACCTCACGCTTTTCCGGCTGGAACGACCTCGCCAACCCGACGCGCTTCGTCGGGCTGGCGGACAAGCTCATTCCGTGGCTGGCGGCTGTCGCGGCGGTCCTGCTCGCCGTCGGCCTCTATATGAGCTTCACCGCGCCGGAGGATTTCCAGCAGGGCATTACGGTGCGCATCATGTATATCCACGTGCCTTTCGCCTGGCTCGCCATGATGTGCTACACGATCATGGCGATCTCTGCGCTCGGCACGCTGGTCTGGCGCCATCCGTTGGCCGATGTCGCGCTGAAAGCGGCGGCCCCGATCGGCGCCACCTTCACGGCGTTGGCGCTGATCACCGGTTCGATCTGGGGCAAGCCGATGTGGGGCACCTGGTGGGTCTGGGACGCGCGGCTGACCTCCGTGTTCGTGCTTTTCCTGATGTATCTGGGCATCATCGCGCTGACCCGCGCGCTGGACGATGCCGGCCGCGCCGCCTGGGCCGCCGCCATCATCACGCTGGTCGGCTTCATCAACATCCCGATCATCAAATTCTCGGTCGACTGGTGGAACACGCTGCATCAGCCAGCGTCGGTCTTCCGCCTCGGCGGCCCGACCATCGACCCCTCCATGCTGTGGCCGCTGGCCGTCATGGCGCTGGGTTTCACGGTGCTTTTCTTCGCGCTGCACCTGATGGCGATGCGCACGGAGATTTTCAGGCGGCGCGTGACCGCGATGCGCAGGGTCGCGGCGCGCCAGGCGGAGCGGGCTTAG